In a single window of the Labeo rohita strain BAU-BD-2019 chromosome 23, IGBB_LRoh.1.0, whole genome shotgun sequence genome:
- the prkcbp1l gene encoding protein kinase C binding protein 1, like isoform X3: MEVSVPPKAVPDLGSAEQALAVQKRKAPSPPHSSNGHSPSDTSPSPIKKKKKPGLVSNNKDQCELRHGPFYYVKQPALTTDPVDVVPQDGRNDFYCWVCHREGQVLCCELCPRVYHAKCLKLAAEPEGDWFCPECEKITVAECIETQSKAMTMLNLEQLSYLLKFALQKMKQPGTEPFQKPVSLEQHPDYAEYIFHPMDLCTLEKNIKKKMYGCTEAFLADVKWILHNCIIYNGGNHKLTATAKVIVKICEHEMNEIEVCPECYLSACQKRDNWFCEPCSQPHPLVWAKLKGFPFWPAKALRDKDGQVDARFFGQHDRAWVPINNCYLMSKEIPFSVKKTKSIFNSAMQEMEVYVENVRKKYGVFNYAPFRTPYTPNNQFQMLQDPNNPKKGTVKPEKQDKVKFNFDMTASPKMLLGKTVMSGGAGRRISVTDVPRSPMSTNSSVHTGSDLEQDERGARVSSSHYSGGEDSMDYTASPASLKTSNSPKPIIPTPVKQERSSGTGGILNLNLDRSKAEMDLKELSETVQQQQQQQGTSVLLTSPKKTTRSLDKTIESCKAQLGINEISDDCVEHSDTDDSDKSDSSDSEDMSEDEQKPKNTNHNNSVHKDSKKRPRPPSAQGQDQDAAPPTTGGTPGGDKKSTEPQTKEKSSGGVEKDSQEKSKPLQQTQKEKSQPGQDVRPAGSEHEVDSDSERELVIDLGEEPGGREKKKAKRETPLAPISTTKDQTGIKTDGKASASTSISASSSTDNTSSTINPGPKDATASAIKPPATAATASTAQATSTSAVQPVSTVPVASNVVKKQRPLLPKESAQPAQRPATWNPAGGKLHTSSQKVQRQQQQGETVPQIVAQSQAQPQSSANNSSTRYQTRQSVKVQHKDTSPVNMGSGTSTSGLSGDFLAPPASADVAADIAKYTTKMMDVIKGTMTEIYNDLSKSTTGNTIAEIRRLRIEIEKLQWLHQQELSEMKHNLELTMAEMRQSLEQEKERLVSEVKKQMEMEKQQAVDETKKKQWCANCKKEAIFYCCWNTSYCDYPCQQAHWPEHMKSCTQSATASQQETEAEASSEGAGKPVGQSPKTQPSPTGERTSPANRGPSPSTDNTKGSSSVAVS, translated from the exons ATGGAGGTGTCCGTGCCACCCAaag CAGTCCCTGATCTAGGATCAGCGGAGCAGGCGCTGGCTGTGCAGAAGAGGAAAGCACCCAGTCCTCCACATTCCTCAAACGGACACTCTCCCTCTGACACGTCACCCAGTCccataaagaaaaagaagaaaccGGGTTTAGTCAGCAACAATAAAGACCAA TGTGAGCTAAGACATGGTCCCTTTTACTATGTCAAGCAGCCCGCACTCACCACAGACCCTGTTGATGTTGTACCGCAGGACGGGAGGAATGACTTCTACTGCTGGGTGTGTCACCGCGAGGGCCAGGTGCTCTGCTGTGAGCTCTGCCCGCGCGTCTACCACGCCAAGTGCCTCAAACTGGCTGCAGAGCCTGAGGGCGACTGGTTCTGTCCAGAATGCGAG AAAATAACAGTGGCTGAATGCATAGAGACTCAGAGTAAAGCTATGACCATGCTTAACCTGGAGCAGCTGTCCTACCTGCTGAAGTTCGCTTTGCAGAAAATGAAACAGCCAGGG ACCGAACCATTTCAGAAGCCGGTGTCACTTGAACAGCACCCGGATTATGCCGAGTACATATTTCACCCCATGGATCTGTGCACTCTAGAGAAG AATATCAAGAAGAAAATGTACGGTTGCACAGAAGCATTTTTGGCCGACGTGAAATGGATTCTACACAACTGTATCATTTATAATGGAG GAAACCATAAGCTAACTGCAACTGCTAAAGTTATTGTCAAGATCTGTGAACATGAA ATGAATGAAATTGAGGTTTGTCCGGAGTGCTACCTGTCCGCCTGTCAGAAGAGGGACAACTGGTTCTGCGAACCTTGT TCTCAGCCTCATCCTTTGGTGTGGGCCAAACTGAAAGGTTTTCCCTTCTGGCCCGCAAAAGCCTTGAGAGACAAGGACGGTCAGGTGGACGCACGGTTCTTTGGCCAGCATGACAG AGCGTGGGTACCCATAAACAACTGTTACCTCATGTCCAAGGAGATCCCCTTCTCTGTGAAGAAGACCAAAAGCATCTTTAACAGCGCGATGCAAGAAATGGAGGTCTATGTGGAAAACGTGCGCAAGAAGTACGGCGTGTTCAACTACGCCCCGTTCCGGACACCTTACACACCCAACAACCAGTTCCAAATGCTTCAGGACCCTAATAACCCTAAAAAAGGCACGGTGAAGCCTGAGAAACAGGACAAAGTCAAGTTCAACTTCGACATGACTGCATCTCCCAAGATGCTCTtgggtaaaacagtgatgtctGGAGGGGCAGGACGGCGGATCTCTGTGACAGACGTGCCCAGATCGCCAATGAGCACCAACTCCTCAGTCCACACGGGGTCCGACCTGGAGCAGGACGAACGAGGGGCGAGAGTGTCATCGAGTCACTATAGCGGCGGTGAAGACTCAATGGATTATACAG CGTCCCCTGCATCTCTAAAGACAAGCAACAGCCCCAAGCCTATAATACCCACGCCGGTTAAACAGGAAAGGAGTTCGGGCACGGGAGGGATCCTCAACTTAAATCTGG ATCGCAGTAAAGCTGAAATGGACCTGAAGGAGTTGAGTGAGACtgtacaacaacaacagcagcagcaaggGACTTCGGTTCTCCTCACTTCTCCCAAAAAAACAACTAGGAGTTTGGACAAAACTATAGAGAGCTGCAAGGCTCAGCTGG GAATCAATGAAATCTCAGATGACTGTGTTGAGCACAGTGACACGGATGACTCTGACAAATCTGACTCCAGCGACAGCGAAGACATGTCTGAGGATGAACAGAAGCCCAAGAACACTAACCACAACAACAGTGTCCACAAAGACTCCAAAAAGAGACCCAGACCTCCATCTGCTCAAGGACAAGACCAAGATGCTGCCCCGCCAACCACTGGAGGAACACCAGGTGGAGACAAGAAATCCACAGAGCCCCAGACCAAAGAGAAGTCAAGCGGTGGTGTGGAGAAAGACTCCCAGGAGAAGAGCAAACCCCTGCAGCAGACCCAGAAGGAGAAGTCACAGCCTGGGCAGGACGTTCGACCTGCTGGATCAGAGCACGAAGTGGACTCAGACTCCGAGCGGGAGCTGGTGATAGACCTCGGTGAAGAACCAGGTGGGAGGGAAAAGAAGAAAGCCAAGCGAGAGACCCCTTTAGCCCCCATCTCCACAACTAAAGATCAGACAGGCATTAAAACAGATG GTAAAGCTTCTGCATCTACCAGCATATCAGCTTCTTCATCCACAGATAACACTTCATCTACCATCAATCCTGGTCCAAAAGATGCAACCGCATCTGCCATCAAGCCTCCAGCCACAGCTGCAACTGCATCTACTGCTCAAGCCACCTCCACCTCGGCTGTTCAACCTGTGTCTACAGTCCCAGTCGCATCCAATGTGGTGAAAAAACAGCGCCCTCTGCTGCCCAAGGAGAGCGCACAGCCGGCGCAGAGGCCTGCGACCTGGAACCCGGCTGGGGGTAAATTACATACGTCAAGTCAGAAGGTGCAGAGACAGCAACAACAAGGTGAAACGGTTCCTCAGATAGTGGCGCAGAGCCAAGCTCAGCCCCAGAGCTCAGCCAACAACTCCAGCACACGCTACCAGACCAGACAGTCCGTTAAAG TTCAACACAAAGACACCTCGCCTGTTAACATGGGTTCTGGTACATCAACTTCTGGTCTGTCTGGAGACTTCCTCGCCCCTCCGGCATCTGCTGACGTCGCCGCTGACATCGCCAAGTACACCACTAAG ATGATGGATGTGATCAAGGGAACAATGACAGAGATATACAATGATCTCTCAAAGAGCACGACGGGGAACACCATTGCAGAG ATCCGGCGGTTGCGGATTGAGATTGAGAAACTCCAGTGGTTGCATCAGCAGGAGCTGTCGGAGATGAAACATAACCTCG agCTGACCATGGCTGAAATGAGGCAGAGTCTGGAGCAGGAGAAAGAGCGGCTGGTGTCAGAGGTAAAGAAACAGATGGAGATGGAGAAACAGCAGGCGGTGGATGAGACCAAGAAGAAGCAGTGGTGTGCCAACTGCAAGAAAGAGGCCATTTTCTACTGCTGCTGGAACACAAGTTACTGTGACTACCCCTGCCAGCAGGCACACTGGCCCGAACACATGAAATCCTGCACACAGTCAG
- the prkcbp1l gene encoding protein kinase C binding protein 1, like isoform X2, with protein MHPQSLAVEEVKTESDAVDGMEVSVPPKVPDLGSAEQALAVQKRKAPSPPHSSNGHSPSDTSPSPIKKKKKPGLVSNNKDQCELRHGPFYYVKQPALTTDPVDVVPQDGRNDFYCWVCHREGQVLCCELCPRVYHAKCLKLAAEPEGDWFCPECEKITVAECIETQSKAMTMLNLEQLSYLLKFALQKMKQPGTEPFQKPVSLEQHPDYAEYIFHPMDLCTLEKNIKKKMYGCTEAFLADVKWILHNCIIYNGGNHKLTATAKVIVKICEHEMNEIEVCPECYLSACQKRDNWFCEPCSQPHPLVWAKLKGFPFWPAKALRDKDGQVDARFFGQHDRAWVPINNCYLMSKEIPFSVKKTKSIFNSAMQEMEVYVENVRKKYGVFNYAPFRTPYTPNNQFQMLQDPNNPKKGTVKPEKQDKVKFNFDMTASPKMLLGKTVMSGGAGRRISVTDVPRSPMSTNSSVHTGSDLEQDERGARVSSSHYSGGEDSMDYTASPASLKTSNSPKPIIPTPVKQERSSGTGGILNLNLDRSKAEMDLKELSETVQQQQQQQGTSVLLTSPKKTTRSLDKTIESCKAQLGINEISDDCVEHSDTDDSDKSDSSDSEDMSEDEQKPKNTNHNNSVHKDSKKRPRPPSAQGQDQDAAPPTTGGTPGGDKKSTEPQTKEKSSGGVEKDSQEKSKPLQQTQKEKSQPGQDVRPAGSEHEVDSDSERELVIDLGEEPGGREKKKAKRETPLAPISTTKDQTGIKTDGKASASTSISASSSTDNTSSTINPGPKDATASAIKPPATAATASTAQATSTSAVQPVSTVPVASNVVKKQRPLLPKESAQPAQRPATWNPAGGKLHTSSQKVQRQQQQGETVPQIVAQSQAQPQSSANNSSTRYQTRQSVKVQHKDTSPVNMGSGTSTSGLSGDFLAPPASADVAADIAKYTTKMMDVIKGTMTEIYNDLSKSTTGNTIAEIRRLRIEIEKLQWLHQQELSEMKHNLELTMAEMRQSLEQEKERLVSEVKKQMEMEKQQAVDETKKKQWCANCKKEAIFYCCWNTSYCDYPCQQAHWPEHMKSCTQSATASQQETEAEASSEGAGKPVGQSPKTQPSPTGERTSPANRGPSPSTDNTKGSSSVAVS; from the exons ATGCATCCACAGAG TTTGGCTGTGGAGGAAGTAAAGACGGAGTCTGATGCTGTTGATGGGATGGAGGTGTCCGTGCCACCCAaag TCCCTGATCTAGGATCAGCGGAGCAGGCGCTGGCTGTGCAGAAGAGGAAAGCACCCAGTCCTCCACATTCCTCAAACGGACACTCTCCCTCTGACACGTCACCCAGTCccataaagaaaaagaagaaaccGGGTTTAGTCAGCAACAATAAAGACCAA TGTGAGCTAAGACATGGTCCCTTTTACTATGTCAAGCAGCCCGCACTCACCACAGACCCTGTTGATGTTGTACCGCAGGACGGGAGGAATGACTTCTACTGCTGGGTGTGTCACCGCGAGGGCCAGGTGCTCTGCTGTGAGCTCTGCCCGCGCGTCTACCACGCCAAGTGCCTCAAACTGGCTGCAGAGCCTGAGGGCGACTGGTTCTGTCCAGAATGCGAG AAAATAACAGTGGCTGAATGCATAGAGACTCAGAGTAAAGCTATGACCATGCTTAACCTGGAGCAGCTGTCCTACCTGCTGAAGTTCGCTTTGCAGAAAATGAAACAGCCAGGG ACCGAACCATTTCAGAAGCCGGTGTCACTTGAACAGCACCCGGATTATGCCGAGTACATATTTCACCCCATGGATCTGTGCACTCTAGAGAAG AATATCAAGAAGAAAATGTACGGTTGCACAGAAGCATTTTTGGCCGACGTGAAATGGATTCTACACAACTGTATCATTTATAATGGAG GAAACCATAAGCTAACTGCAACTGCTAAAGTTATTGTCAAGATCTGTGAACATGAA ATGAATGAAATTGAGGTTTGTCCGGAGTGCTACCTGTCCGCCTGTCAGAAGAGGGACAACTGGTTCTGCGAACCTTGT TCTCAGCCTCATCCTTTGGTGTGGGCCAAACTGAAAGGTTTTCCCTTCTGGCCCGCAAAAGCCTTGAGAGACAAGGACGGTCAGGTGGACGCACGGTTCTTTGGCCAGCATGACAG AGCGTGGGTACCCATAAACAACTGTTACCTCATGTCCAAGGAGATCCCCTTCTCTGTGAAGAAGACCAAAAGCATCTTTAACAGCGCGATGCAAGAAATGGAGGTCTATGTGGAAAACGTGCGCAAGAAGTACGGCGTGTTCAACTACGCCCCGTTCCGGACACCTTACACACCCAACAACCAGTTCCAAATGCTTCAGGACCCTAATAACCCTAAAAAAGGCACGGTGAAGCCTGAGAAACAGGACAAAGTCAAGTTCAACTTCGACATGACTGCATCTCCCAAGATGCTCTtgggtaaaacagtgatgtctGGAGGGGCAGGACGGCGGATCTCTGTGACAGACGTGCCCAGATCGCCAATGAGCACCAACTCCTCAGTCCACACGGGGTCCGACCTGGAGCAGGACGAACGAGGGGCGAGAGTGTCATCGAGTCACTATAGCGGCGGTGAAGACTCAATGGATTATACAG CGTCCCCTGCATCTCTAAAGACAAGCAACAGCCCCAAGCCTATAATACCCACGCCGGTTAAACAGGAAAGGAGTTCGGGCACGGGAGGGATCCTCAACTTAAATCTGG ATCGCAGTAAAGCTGAAATGGACCTGAAGGAGTTGAGTGAGACtgtacaacaacaacagcagcagcaaggGACTTCGGTTCTCCTCACTTCTCCCAAAAAAACAACTAGGAGTTTGGACAAAACTATAGAGAGCTGCAAGGCTCAGCTGG GAATCAATGAAATCTCAGATGACTGTGTTGAGCACAGTGACACGGATGACTCTGACAAATCTGACTCCAGCGACAGCGAAGACATGTCTGAGGATGAACAGAAGCCCAAGAACACTAACCACAACAACAGTGTCCACAAAGACTCCAAAAAGAGACCCAGACCTCCATCTGCTCAAGGACAAGACCAAGATGCTGCCCCGCCAACCACTGGAGGAACACCAGGTGGAGACAAGAAATCCACAGAGCCCCAGACCAAAGAGAAGTCAAGCGGTGGTGTGGAGAAAGACTCCCAGGAGAAGAGCAAACCCCTGCAGCAGACCCAGAAGGAGAAGTCACAGCCTGGGCAGGACGTTCGACCTGCTGGATCAGAGCACGAAGTGGACTCAGACTCCGAGCGGGAGCTGGTGATAGACCTCGGTGAAGAACCAGGTGGGAGGGAAAAGAAGAAAGCCAAGCGAGAGACCCCTTTAGCCCCCATCTCCACAACTAAAGATCAGACAGGCATTAAAACAGATG GTAAAGCTTCTGCATCTACCAGCATATCAGCTTCTTCATCCACAGATAACACTTCATCTACCATCAATCCTGGTCCAAAAGATGCAACCGCATCTGCCATCAAGCCTCCAGCCACAGCTGCAACTGCATCTACTGCTCAAGCCACCTCCACCTCGGCTGTTCAACCTGTGTCTACAGTCCCAGTCGCATCCAATGTGGTGAAAAAACAGCGCCCTCTGCTGCCCAAGGAGAGCGCACAGCCGGCGCAGAGGCCTGCGACCTGGAACCCGGCTGGGGGTAAATTACATACGTCAAGTCAGAAGGTGCAGAGACAGCAACAACAAGGTGAAACGGTTCCTCAGATAGTGGCGCAGAGCCAAGCTCAGCCCCAGAGCTCAGCCAACAACTCCAGCACACGCTACCAGACCAGACAGTCCGTTAAAG TTCAACACAAAGACACCTCGCCTGTTAACATGGGTTCTGGTACATCAACTTCTGGTCTGTCTGGAGACTTCCTCGCCCCTCCGGCATCTGCTGACGTCGCCGCTGACATCGCCAAGTACACCACTAAG ATGATGGATGTGATCAAGGGAACAATGACAGAGATATACAATGATCTCTCAAAGAGCACGACGGGGAACACCATTGCAGAG ATCCGGCGGTTGCGGATTGAGATTGAGAAACTCCAGTGGTTGCATCAGCAGGAGCTGTCGGAGATGAAACATAACCTCG agCTGACCATGGCTGAAATGAGGCAGAGTCTGGAGCAGGAGAAAGAGCGGCTGGTGTCAGAGGTAAAGAAACAGATGGAGATGGAGAAACAGCAGGCGGTGGATGAGACCAAGAAGAAGCAGTGGTGTGCCAACTGCAAGAAAGAGGCCATTTTCTACTGCTGCTGGAACACAAGTTACTGTGACTACCCCTGCCAGCAGGCACACTGGCCCGAACACATGAAATCCTGCACACAGTCAG
- the prkcbp1l gene encoding protein kinase C binding protein 1, like isoform X1: MHPQSLAVEEVKTESDAVDGMEVSVPPKAVPDLGSAEQALAVQKRKAPSPPHSSNGHSPSDTSPSPIKKKKKPGLVSNNKDQCELRHGPFYYVKQPALTTDPVDVVPQDGRNDFYCWVCHREGQVLCCELCPRVYHAKCLKLAAEPEGDWFCPECEKITVAECIETQSKAMTMLNLEQLSYLLKFALQKMKQPGTEPFQKPVSLEQHPDYAEYIFHPMDLCTLEKNIKKKMYGCTEAFLADVKWILHNCIIYNGGNHKLTATAKVIVKICEHEMNEIEVCPECYLSACQKRDNWFCEPCSQPHPLVWAKLKGFPFWPAKALRDKDGQVDARFFGQHDRAWVPINNCYLMSKEIPFSVKKTKSIFNSAMQEMEVYVENVRKKYGVFNYAPFRTPYTPNNQFQMLQDPNNPKKGTVKPEKQDKVKFNFDMTASPKMLLGKTVMSGGAGRRISVTDVPRSPMSTNSSVHTGSDLEQDERGARVSSSHYSGGEDSMDYTASPASLKTSNSPKPIIPTPVKQERSSGTGGILNLNLDRSKAEMDLKELSETVQQQQQQQGTSVLLTSPKKTTRSLDKTIESCKAQLGINEISDDCVEHSDTDDSDKSDSSDSEDMSEDEQKPKNTNHNNSVHKDSKKRPRPPSAQGQDQDAAPPTTGGTPGGDKKSTEPQTKEKSSGGVEKDSQEKSKPLQQTQKEKSQPGQDVRPAGSEHEVDSDSERELVIDLGEEPGGREKKKAKRETPLAPISTTKDQTGIKTDGKASASTSISASSSTDNTSSTINPGPKDATASAIKPPATAATASTAQATSTSAVQPVSTVPVASNVVKKQRPLLPKESAQPAQRPATWNPAGGKLHTSSQKVQRQQQQGETVPQIVAQSQAQPQSSANNSSTRYQTRQSVKVQHKDTSPVNMGSGTSTSGLSGDFLAPPASADVAADIAKYTTKMMDVIKGTMTEIYNDLSKSTTGNTIAEIRRLRIEIEKLQWLHQQELSEMKHNLELTMAEMRQSLEQEKERLVSEVKKQMEMEKQQAVDETKKKQWCANCKKEAIFYCCWNTSYCDYPCQQAHWPEHMKSCTQSATASQQETEAEASSEGAGKPVGQSPKTQPSPTGERTSPANRGPSPSTDNTKGSSSVAVS, encoded by the exons ATGCATCCACAGAG TTTGGCTGTGGAGGAAGTAAAGACGGAGTCTGATGCTGTTGATGGGATGGAGGTGTCCGTGCCACCCAaag CAGTCCCTGATCTAGGATCAGCGGAGCAGGCGCTGGCTGTGCAGAAGAGGAAAGCACCCAGTCCTCCACATTCCTCAAACGGACACTCTCCCTCTGACACGTCACCCAGTCccataaagaaaaagaagaaaccGGGTTTAGTCAGCAACAATAAAGACCAA TGTGAGCTAAGACATGGTCCCTTTTACTATGTCAAGCAGCCCGCACTCACCACAGACCCTGTTGATGTTGTACCGCAGGACGGGAGGAATGACTTCTACTGCTGGGTGTGTCACCGCGAGGGCCAGGTGCTCTGCTGTGAGCTCTGCCCGCGCGTCTACCACGCCAAGTGCCTCAAACTGGCTGCAGAGCCTGAGGGCGACTGGTTCTGTCCAGAATGCGAG AAAATAACAGTGGCTGAATGCATAGAGACTCAGAGTAAAGCTATGACCATGCTTAACCTGGAGCAGCTGTCCTACCTGCTGAAGTTCGCTTTGCAGAAAATGAAACAGCCAGGG ACCGAACCATTTCAGAAGCCGGTGTCACTTGAACAGCACCCGGATTATGCCGAGTACATATTTCACCCCATGGATCTGTGCACTCTAGAGAAG AATATCAAGAAGAAAATGTACGGTTGCACAGAAGCATTTTTGGCCGACGTGAAATGGATTCTACACAACTGTATCATTTATAATGGAG GAAACCATAAGCTAACTGCAACTGCTAAAGTTATTGTCAAGATCTGTGAACATGAA ATGAATGAAATTGAGGTTTGTCCGGAGTGCTACCTGTCCGCCTGTCAGAAGAGGGACAACTGGTTCTGCGAACCTTGT TCTCAGCCTCATCCTTTGGTGTGGGCCAAACTGAAAGGTTTTCCCTTCTGGCCCGCAAAAGCCTTGAGAGACAAGGACGGTCAGGTGGACGCACGGTTCTTTGGCCAGCATGACAG AGCGTGGGTACCCATAAACAACTGTTACCTCATGTCCAAGGAGATCCCCTTCTCTGTGAAGAAGACCAAAAGCATCTTTAACAGCGCGATGCAAGAAATGGAGGTCTATGTGGAAAACGTGCGCAAGAAGTACGGCGTGTTCAACTACGCCCCGTTCCGGACACCTTACACACCCAACAACCAGTTCCAAATGCTTCAGGACCCTAATAACCCTAAAAAAGGCACGGTGAAGCCTGAGAAACAGGACAAAGTCAAGTTCAACTTCGACATGACTGCATCTCCCAAGATGCTCTtgggtaaaacagtgatgtctGGAGGGGCAGGACGGCGGATCTCTGTGACAGACGTGCCCAGATCGCCAATGAGCACCAACTCCTCAGTCCACACGGGGTCCGACCTGGAGCAGGACGAACGAGGGGCGAGAGTGTCATCGAGTCACTATAGCGGCGGTGAAGACTCAATGGATTATACAG CGTCCCCTGCATCTCTAAAGACAAGCAACAGCCCCAAGCCTATAATACCCACGCCGGTTAAACAGGAAAGGAGTTCGGGCACGGGAGGGATCCTCAACTTAAATCTGG ATCGCAGTAAAGCTGAAATGGACCTGAAGGAGTTGAGTGAGACtgtacaacaacaacagcagcagcaaggGACTTCGGTTCTCCTCACTTCTCCCAAAAAAACAACTAGGAGTTTGGACAAAACTATAGAGAGCTGCAAGGCTCAGCTGG GAATCAATGAAATCTCAGATGACTGTGTTGAGCACAGTGACACGGATGACTCTGACAAATCTGACTCCAGCGACAGCGAAGACATGTCTGAGGATGAACAGAAGCCCAAGAACACTAACCACAACAACAGTGTCCACAAAGACTCCAAAAAGAGACCCAGACCTCCATCTGCTCAAGGACAAGACCAAGATGCTGCCCCGCCAACCACTGGAGGAACACCAGGTGGAGACAAGAAATCCACAGAGCCCCAGACCAAAGAGAAGTCAAGCGGTGGTGTGGAGAAAGACTCCCAGGAGAAGAGCAAACCCCTGCAGCAGACCCAGAAGGAGAAGTCACAGCCTGGGCAGGACGTTCGACCTGCTGGATCAGAGCACGAAGTGGACTCAGACTCCGAGCGGGAGCTGGTGATAGACCTCGGTGAAGAACCAGGTGGGAGGGAAAAGAAGAAAGCCAAGCGAGAGACCCCTTTAGCCCCCATCTCCACAACTAAAGATCAGACAGGCATTAAAACAGATG GTAAAGCTTCTGCATCTACCAGCATATCAGCTTCTTCATCCACAGATAACACTTCATCTACCATCAATCCTGGTCCAAAAGATGCAACCGCATCTGCCATCAAGCCTCCAGCCACAGCTGCAACTGCATCTACTGCTCAAGCCACCTCCACCTCGGCTGTTCAACCTGTGTCTACAGTCCCAGTCGCATCCAATGTGGTGAAAAAACAGCGCCCTCTGCTGCCCAAGGAGAGCGCACAGCCGGCGCAGAGGCCTGCGACCTGGAACCCGGCTGGGGGTAAATTACATACGTCAAGTCAGAAGGTGCAGAGACAGCAACAACAAGGTGAAACGGTTCCTCAGATAGTGGCGCAGAGCCAAGCTCAGCCCCAGAGCTCAGCCAACAACTCCAGCACACGCTACCAGACCAGACAGTCCGTTAAAG TTCAACACAAAGACACCTCGCCTGTTAACATGGGTTCTGGTACATCAACTTCTGGTCTGTCTGGAGACTTCCTCGCCCCTCCGGCATCTGCTGACGTCGCCGCTGACATCGCCAAGTACACCACTAAG ATGATGGATGTGATCAAGGGAACAATGACAGAGATATACAATGATCTCTCAAAGAGCACGACGGGGAACACCATTGCAGAG ATCCGGCGGTTGCGGATTGAGATTGAGAAACTCCAGTGGTTGCATCAGCAGGAGCTGTCGGAGATGAAACATAACCTCG agCTGACCATGGCTGAAATGAGGCAGAGTCTGGAGCAGGAGAAAGAGCGGCTGGTGTCAGAGGTAAAGAAACAGATGGAGATGGAGAAACAGCAGGCGGTGGATGAGACCAAGAAGAAGCAGTGGTGTGCCAACTGCAAGAAAGAGGCCATTTTCTACTGCTGCTGGAACACAAGTTACTGTGACTACCCCTGCCAGCAGGCACACTGGCCCGAACACATGAAATCCTGCACACAGTCAG